The Kitasatospora sp. NBC_00374 genome has a segment encoding these proteins:
- a CDS encoding IS110 family transposase has translation MTVPRIWAGVDIGKEHHHCVVIDSDGGRLLSRRVLNDETALLELIGDVLALDTDVLWAVDLNHGGAALLIGLLLGHDQPMVYITGLTVHRASASYRGEGKTDAKDAFVIADQARMRRDLGLLRPGDEVAVDLRTLTAHRTDLVCDRTRQINRLRAQLLEIFPALERALELTNKGPVVLLTGYQTPAAIRRSGAKRIETWLRNRKVRGAAALAKVAVEAAEAQHTALPGEKLAASMVVRLAKGVMALDEEIAEIDALIEARFHEHPNADVILSLPGMGKQTGAVFLAATGGDMDAFGSADRLAGYAGLAPAPRDSGRVSGNLRRPRRFHRGLLNAMYLSALSSLKSCPASKAYYQRKRAEGKGHKQALLALARRRVNVLWAMIRDGACYQATPLATTAA, from the coding sequence GTGACCGTGCCCCGGATATGGGCCGGAGTGGACATCGGCAAGGAACACCACCACTGCGTGGTGATCGACTCGGACGGCGGGCGGCTGCTGTCCCGCCGGGTCCTGAACGACGAGACCGCCCTGTTGGAACTGATCGGGGACGTCCTGGCCCTCGACACCGATGTTCTCTGGGCCGTCGACCTCAACCACGGCGGTGCCGCGCTGCTGATCGGACTGCTCCTTGGCCACGACCAGCCGATGGTCTACATCACCGGACTGACCGTGCACCGCGCCTCGGCCTCCTACCGAGGCGAGGGCAAGACCGACGCCAAGGACGCCTTCGTCATTGCCGACCAGGCCCGTATGCGCCGGGACCTGGGCCTGCTGCGGCCGGGCGACGAGGTCGCCGTCGACCTGCGCACGCTGACCGCTCACCGCACCGACCTGGTCTGCGACCGCACCCGTCAGATCAACCGGCTCCGTGCTCAACTGCTGGAGATCTTCCCGGCATTGGAGCGGGCGCTGGAGCTGACCAACAAGGGTCCGGTGGTGCTGCTGACGGGATACCAGACTCCGGCGGCGATCCGCCGCAGCGGAGCGAAACGGATCGAGACGTGGCTGCGCAACCGCAAAGTGCGCGGCGCCGCCGCACTCGCCAAGGTTGCGGTGGAGGCGGCCGAGGCCCAGCACACGGCACTGCCCGGCGAGAAGCTGGCCGCCTCGATGGTGGTTCGCCTCGCGAAGGGGGTGATGGCCCTGGACGAGGAGATCGCCGAGATCGACGCCCTGATCGAGGCCCGGTTCCACGAGCATCCGAACGCCGATGTGATCCTGAGCCTGCCCGGCATGGGCAAGCAGACGGGCGCCGTGTTCCTCGCCGCGACCGGCGGCGACATGGACGCTTTCGGCAGCGCGGATCGGCTTGCCGGATACGCCGGCCTGGCACCGGCTCCACGCGACTCCGGCCGCGTCAGCGGCAACCTGCGCCGGCCACGCCGCTTCCACCGCGGACTGCTCAACGCGATGTACCTCTCCGCGCTCTCCAGCCTGAAGAGCTGCCCGGCCTCGAAGGCGTACTACCAACGCAAGCGGGCCGAGGGGAAGGGC
- a CDS encoding cold-shock protein: protein MANGTVKWFNAEKGFGFIEQEGGGPDVFAHYSNINANGFRELLEGQKVEFDVTQGQKGPQAENIRPL from the coding sequence ATGGCTAATGGCACTGTGAAGTGGTTCAACGCGGAAAAGGGCTTCGGCTTCATCGAGCAGGAGGGTGGCGGCCCGGACGTCTTCGCCCACTACTCGAACATCAACGCCAACGGCTTCCGTGAGCTGCTCGAGGGCCAGAAGGTCGAGTTCGACGTCACGCAGGGCCAGAAGGGCCCGCAGGCCGAGAACATTCGTCCGCTGTAG
- a CDS encoding DEAD/DEAH box helicase, with protein MNRSSRSSYQNANSRSAAGFRSASGAGSGSRSGGSSFYGDRPAGGQRSSGRGSRHGSSPQGEFAMPVSTTPALPAVESFDELDMPKALLSVLTRQGVTSPFPIQAATLPNSLAGRDVLGRGRTGSGKTIAFGLAVLARTAGQKAEPRRPLALVLVPTRELAQQVTEALTPYAHAVRLRLATVVGGMSIGRQAQALNRGAEVVVATPGRLKDLIQRGDCQLDGVAVTVLDEADQMADMGFLPQVTELLDQVAEGCQTMLFSATLDRNVDRLVRRFLKDPVTHSVDPSAATVSTMEHHVLHVQNFDKNATIAHIASRDGGVIMFIDTKHGADRLVEDLLATGVKAAALHGGKSQPQRTRTLEQFRTGQVTALIATNVAARGIHVDGLDLVVNLDPPSDHKDYLHRGGRTARAGESGTVVTLVLPNQRREMARMMTHAGITPTTSRVSAGDDELARITGARVPTGIPTVIADPVVERPRRSASASRNRRSRPASAARNQQTTTGSRSSAPRRVALAA; from the coding sequence ATGAATCGCTCCAGTCGCTCCTCGTACCAGAACGCCAACTCCCGCTCCGCCGCAGGCTTCCGCTCCGCAAGCGGCGCAGGCTCCGGGTCCCGCTCCGGCGGCAGCTCCTTCTACGGCGACCGGCCTGCCGGCGGCCAGCGCTCCTCCGGTCGGGGCAGCCGTCACGGCTCGTCCCCGCAGGGCGAGTTCGCGATGCCGGTGAGCACCACCCCGGCGCTGCCGGCCGTCGAGTCCTTCGACGAGCTGGACATGCCGAAGGCGCTGCTGTCGGTGCTGACCCGTCAGGGCGTCACCTCGCCGTTCCCGATTCAGGCCGCGACGCTGCCGAACTCGCTGGCCGGCCGCGACGTCCTCGGACGGGGCCGCACCGGCTCCGGCAAGACCATCGCGTTCGGCCTCGCGGTCCTGGCGCGCACCGCCGGACAGAAGGCCGAACCCCGCCGGCCGCTGGCCCTGGTTCTGGTCCCCACCCGAGAACTCGCCCAGCAGGTCACCGAGGCCCTTACCCCTTACGCCCACGCGGTGCGCCTGCGCCTGGCGACCGTGGTCGGCGGGATGTCCATCGGCCGCCAGGCCCAGGCGCTGAACCGCGGGGCGGAGGTCGTGGTGGCGACCCCCGGCCGGCTCAAGGACCTGATCCAGCGCGGCGACTGCCAGCTCGACGGGGTCGCCGTCACCGTCCTGGACGAGGCTGACCAGATGGCCGACATGGGCTTCCTGCCGCAGGTCACCGAGCTGCTCGACCAGGTGGCAGAGGGCTGCCAGACGATGCTGTTCTCCGCGACCCTGGACCGCAACGTGGACCGTCTGGTACGGCGTTTCCTCAAGGACCCGGTCACGCACTCGGTGGACCCCTCCGCCGCGACCGTCAGCACCATGGAGCACCACGTCCTGCACGTGCAGAACTTCGACAAGAACGCCACGATCGCGCACATCGCCTCCCGCGACGGCGGCGTCATCATGTTCATCGACACCAAGCACGGCGCCGACCGCCTCGTCGAGGACCTGCTCGCCACCGGGGTGAAGGCTGCCGCCCTGCACGGCGGCAAGTCCCAGCCCCAGCGCACCCGCACCCTCGAGCAGTTCCGCACCGGCCAGGTCACCGCGCTGATCGCGACCAACGTCGCTGCCCGCGGCATCCACGTCGACGGGCTCGACCTGGTCGTCAACCTGGACCCGCCGAGCGACCACAAGGACTACCTGCACCGGGGCGGGCGCACCGCCCGGGCCGGGGAGTCCGGCACCGTCGTCACCCTCGTCCTGCCCAACCAGCGACGCGAGATGGCCCGCATGATGACCCACGCCGGCATCACCCCCACCACCAGCCGGGTCAGCGCCGGCGACGACGAGCTCGCCCGCATCACCGGCGCCCGCGTGCCCACCGGCATCCCCACCGTGATCGCCGACCCCGTGGTCGAACGGCCGCGCCGCAGCGCATCCGCGAGCCGTAACCGTCGCAGCCGCCCCGCCTCCGCCGCCCGCAACCAGCAGACCACCACCGGCTCCCGCAGCTCGGCACCCAGGCGCGTCGCCCTCGCCGCGTAG
- a CDS encoding CBS domain-containing protein: MTTTLERPATTATVGDLMKRPELQISDDVMVDAAMDILQSSGAGHVLVRDEDGRCAGLLTRLHLAPFQARSWYTERTPVRDIVLDRAPFATADMPAAEAAAAMRSRGLDAWPVVDHDGHAIGLLSF, from the coding sequence ATGACCACCACCCTCGAACGCCCCGCGACCACCGCCACGGTCGGCGACCTCATGAAACGCCCAGAGCTGCAGATCAGCGACGATGTCATGGTCGACGCGGCGATGGACATCCTGCAGAGCTCCGGCGCCGGCCACGTCCTGGTCCGCGACGAGGACGGCCGCTGCGCCGGGCTGCTGACCCGCCTGCACCTCGCGCCGTTCCAGGCCCGGTCCTGGTACACCGAGCGCACCCCTGTGCGCGACATCGTTCTCGACCGCGCGCCGTTCGCCACCGCCGACATGCCCGCTGCCGAGGCGGCCGCCGCCATGCGCTCCCGCGGCCTGGACGCGTGGCCGGTGGTGGACCACGACGGCCACGCCATCGGCCTGCTCAGCTTCTAG
- a CDS encoding ice-binding family protein: MSPAPAQAVATAINLGAADSFAVLGGQSVTNTGPSVITGDVGVSPGTSITGLLPVQVIGAIHQTDAVAAQAQADLTSAYNNAAGQASDFTLTSPGDLGGQTLVPGVYTAASSINLTGTLTLDAQGDPNAVWVFQVGSTLITAPSSNVLLVNGAAPCNVYWQVGSSATLDTNTAFVGTIMTLASVGLNTGASLDGRALAQTAGSVTLDTNRITRPSCATGTTGGTTGGVIAGTTTAGTTGGTTTGTTGGVLGGVITGGATGGLLGGVIAGTTGGTTTAGTTGGTTTGGTTGGTNGGTTGGGHGGGDHGDECDYGDHSHHGDHGGKGDHSKPGDEGDHGCPCDDTWSEPAHT; this comes from the coding sequence ATGTCGCCTGCGCCGGCTCAGGCGGTCGCCACGGCGATCAACCTCGGAGCAGCGGACAGTTTCGCTGTTCTGGGCGGTCAGTCCGTCACCAACACGGGCCCGTCCGTGATCACCGGGGACGTCGGGGTGAGTCCGGGGACGTCCATCACGGGTCTTCTCCCCGTCCAGGTGATCGGTGCCATCCACCAGACGGACGCGGTCGCGGCCCAGGCGCAGGCCGACCTGACCTCGGCGTACAACAACGCTGCGGGGCAGGCTTCGGACTTCACTCTCACCTCGCCCGGGGACCTCGGTGGTCAGACGCTCGTTCCGGGCGTCTACACCGCGGCGTCGTCCATCAACCTCACGGGCACCCTCACCCTCGACGCACAGGGCGACCCCAATGCCGTCTGGGTGTTCCAGGTCGGCTCGACCTTGATCACCGCACCCTCCAGCAATGTGCTCCTGGTCAACGGTGCGGCGCCGTGCAATGTCTACTGGCAGGTCGGTAGCTCGGCGACGCTCGACACCAACACGGCGTTCGTGGGCACCATCATGACGCTGGCCTCGGTCGGTCTGAACACCGGGGCGAGTCTCGACGGCCGGGCGCTGGCGCAGACTGCCGGCTCCGTGACGCTTGACACCAACCGGATCACCCGGCCGTCCTGCGCGACAGGCACCACCGGCGGCACCACGGGCGGCGTGATCGCCGGTACCACCACCGCCGGCACCACCGGCGGTACCACCACCGGCACCACGGGGGGCGTGCTCGGCGGTGTCATCACGGGCGGCGCCACCGGCGGTCTCCTGGGCGGCGTGATCGCCGGCACCACCGGCGGGACCACGACGGCCGGCACCACCGGCGGGACGACGACCGGCGGCACCACCGGCGGCACCAACGGTGGGACCACGGGTGGCGGACACGGCGGCGGTGACCACGGCGACGAGTGCGACTACGGCGACCACAGTCACCACGGCGACCACGGCGGCAAGGGTGACCACAGCAAGCCCGGCGACGAGGGCGACCACGGGTGCCCGTGTGACGACACGTGGAGCGAGCCCGCGCACACCTAG
- a CDS encoding DUF5819 family protein, giving the protein MALCTATSLIHVFLVFLFVAPPNQLSQYYSTQINAWIYPLFEQNWRLFAPDPESVTRQISARTERTSADGTRQVSDWYDLTAVDDADVKHNIFPSHTTQNMLRRSWTAYLEAFGNGDRPHSERARMMQKYLRNIAVERLTASRNGTFEAVQLRVITRPIAVPATPGKPRPAAQSPAETRYLPWWKVATDGN; this is encoded by the coding sequence GTGGCCCTGTGCACGGCGACATCCCTCATCCACGTCTTCCTGGTCTTTCTGTTCGTGGCACCGCCGAACCAGCTTTCCCAGTACTACAGCACGCAGATCAATGCGTGGATCTATCCGTTGTTCGAGCAGAACTGGCGGCTTTTCGCGCCGGACCCGGAGTCCGTGACCCGGCAGATTTCCGCGAGAACGGAGCGAACGTCGGCGGACGGCACCCGTCAGGTCAGCGACTGGTACGACCTGACCGCAGTCGATGACGCCGACGTCAAGCACAATATCTTTCCCAGTCACACGACGCAGAATATGCTGCGCCGTTCCTGGACTGCCTATCTGGAAGCGTTCGGAAATGGGGACCGGCCGCACTCGGAGCGCGCTCGGATGATGCAGAAGTACCTGCGCAACATCGCGGTGGAGCGACTCACCGCCAGTCGGAACGGAACATTCGAGGCCGTTCAGTTGCGGGTGATCACTCGGCCCATCGCGGTGCCCGCCACGCCGGGCAAGCCCCGCCCGGCCGCGCAGTCCCCCGCCGAAACCAGGTACCTGCCCTGGTGGAAGGTGGCGACCGATGGAAACTGA
- a CDS encoding HTTM domain-containing protein, translating to METEQIPAETPAAHRPAHPGGSTDSRRTLARIAAWGSLVTDRPVSLYASAVLRIGYGLLYLAFLLREFPHRDEIWGPGSPWTPALARELFDQTGWLSILTLSDRPAYFEACYATAVVTASLFVLGWRTRVVSILFAVVVASFHARAIFMTDGGDNLILLMALYLTCTACGRRWSLDARRTRRQAARKAERPVSSPGAHTLWHRLGTTRDRLSTVLHNCAMFVIAAQVCVVYGSAGLYKVQGSLWENGTALHYVMNLDLFRPWPALSLMLDSHPLLTAAATYLTVLLQVAFPFVLFGRLKYPVLAMLLGMHVGIAVLMGLPLFSGAMIVADAVFLPDRFHLFPGQLWRRAFPRAVPVEAQDSPRGKGLAVPPQPGSAG from the coding sequence ATGGAAACTGAGCAGATCCCGGCCGAGACGCCCGCTGCGCACCGGCCGGCCCATCCGGGCGGCAGCACAGACAGCCGGCGCACGCTCGCTCGCATCGCCGCATGGGGCAGCCTCGTGACCGACCGGCCGGTGTCCCTGTACGCGTCGGCGGTACTGCGCATCGGCTACGGCCTGCTCTACCTGGCCTTCCTGCTGAGGGAGTTTCCGCACCGCGACGAGATCTGGGGCCCGGGATCACCCTGGACGCCCGCCCTGGCGAGAGAGCTGTTCGACCAGACCGGCTGGCTCAGTATTCTCACCCTCTCCGACCGCCCGGCGTACTTCGAGGCCTGCTACGCGACGGCCGTCGTCACCGCCTCACTGTTCGTCCTGGGCTGGCGGACCCGGGTGGTGTCGATCCTGTTCGCCGTCGTGGTGGCCTCGTTCCACGCGCGGGCCATCTTCATGACGGACGGCGGAGACAACCTCATCCTCCTCATGGCCCTGTACCTCACCTGCACCGCCTGCGGCCGACGCTGGTCCCTGGACGCACGCAGGACGCGCCGCCAGGCCGCACGCAAGGCCGAGCGCCCGGTGTCCAGCCCGGGAGCGCACACCCTCTGGCATCGACTCGGCACCACCCGCGACCGCTTGAGCACGGTGCTGCACAACTGCGCCATGTTCGTCATCGCGGCCCAGGTCTGCGTCGTCTACGGATCGGCAGGCTTGTACAAGGTCCAGGGCAGCCTCTGGGAGAACGGGACCGCCCTGCACTACGTCATGAACCTCGACCTCTTCCGGCCCTGGCCCGCGCTGTCACTCATGCTCGACAGCCACCCCCTGCTGACCGCCGCCGCCACCTACCTCACCGTGCTGCTCCAGGTGGCCTTCCCGTTCGTCCTGTTCGGCAGACTGAAGTACCCCGTCCTGGCGATGCTGCTCGGAATGCACGTGGGTATCGCGGTTCTCATGGGCCTCCCGCTCTTCTCCGGGGCCATGATCGTGGCGGATGCCGTGTTCCTTCCGGACCGCTTCCACCTGTTCCCGGGACAGCTGTGGCGGCGTGCCTTCCCACGTGCAGTTCCCGTGGAAGCGCAGGATTCGCCCCGCGGGAAGGGCCTCGCCGTACCGCCGCAACCCGGATCGGCCGGCTGA
- a CDS encoding MerR family transcriptional regulator, producing the protein MGRAAEMTRTTPGFLRALGEQGLITPLRSDGGHRRYSRYQLRIAMRARDLVDQGTAIDAACRIVILEDQLEEALRINEQLRGSQHGQEPAADT; encoded by the coding sequence ATGGGCCGCGCCGCCGAGATGACCCGCACCACCCCCGGATTCCTACGCGCCCTCGGCGAACAGGGCCTCATCACCCCACTGCGCTCCGACGGCGGCCACCGCCGCTACTCCCGCTACCAGCTGCGCATCGCCATGCGCGCCCGCGACCTCGTCGACCAGGGCACCGCCATCGACGCCGCCTGCCGCATCGTCATCCTCGAAGACCAACTCGAAGAAGCCCTGCGCATCAACGAGCAGCTCCGCGGCTCCCAGCACGGCCAGGAACCCGCCGCCGACACCTGA
- a CDS encoding excalibur calcium-binding domain-containing protein, translated as MCRCRWPPPSPKPSDPSSRAWPPPPQNRPPHHRACTTAGAPTLAQPASHRCTAEPGCRPELDQDGDGVACEPPP; from the coding sequence ATGTGCAGGTGTCGCTGGCCGCCGCCATCGCCGAAGCCGTCAGACCCGTCGAGCCGAGCGTGGCCACCGCCTCCGCAGAACCGGCCACCGCACCACCGGGCGTGTACTACCGCCGGCGCGCCGACGCTCGCGCAGCCGGCGTCGCACCGCTGTACCGCGGAGCCGGGCTGCCGGCCGGAACTCGACCAGGACGGCGACGGCGTGGCCTGTGAACCTCCACCGTGA
- a CDS encoding DUF6131 family protein — protein MIILGVILLIIGFVTSISILWTIGIILAAVGLVLWLMGALGHAVGGRNHYW, from the coding sequence ATGATCATCCTCGGAGTTATCCTCCTCATCATCGGCTTCGTCACCAGCATCAGCATCCTGTGGACCATCGGCATCATCCTCGCCGCCGTCGGACTCGTCCTGTGGCTGATGGGAGCCCTCGGTCACGCCGTCGGAGGCCGCAACCACTATTGGTGA
- a CDS encoding alkaline shock response membrane anchor protein AmaP, whose product MKTRSVPNRILLALAGLVLLGTGLLALAGGLDLYRRLNVTPPGGWPYTAPSSVLLTDAQRTRWAGEGWWWPVAIAALAVALVLALWWLVAQLRQRRPGRLPVGTPPVAGVRLEGHALAQALTEDCARLPGVKSAGAHLTGPAGNPRADVTLTLEPHISPRGVSGALVDGPLRRARRSTGRQDLSTRVVLRVASHRPHRAD is encoded by the coding sequence ATGAAGACCCGCTCCGTACCCAACCGGATCCTGCTCGCCCTGGCCGGCCTGGTCCTGCTGGGAACCGGCCTGCTGGCCCTCGCCGGCGGCCTCGACCTCTACCGACGCCTGAACGTCACACCGCCCGGCGGATGGCCCTACACCGCGCCGAGCAGCGTCCTGCTCACCGATGCCCAGCGCACCCGCTGGGCGGGCGAGGGCTGGTGGTGGCCCGTCGCCATCGCCGCCCTGGCCGTCGCGCTCGTGCTGGCCCTGTGGTGGCTCGTCGCACAGCTCCGCCAACGCCGCCCCGGCCGCCTGCCGGTCGGCACCCCGCCCGTAGCCGGCGTACGGCTGGAGGGCCACGCCCTGGCCCAGGCCCTGACGGAGGACTGTGCCCGTCTGCCCGGTGTGAAGAGCGCCGGAGCCCACCTCACCGGGCCGGCCGGCAACCCCCGGGCAGACGTCACCCTCACCCTCGAACCGCACATCTCCCCACGCGGTGTGAGCGGTGCCCTCGTTGACGGACCCCTGCGCCGTGCCCGCCGCTCCACCGGTCGGCAGGACCTCTCCACCCGGGTCGTCCTGCGTGTCGCCTCCCACCGGCCACACCGTGCCGACTGA
- a CDS encoding DUF6286 domain-containing protein yields the protein MTQHQQIPAAATPTAGDTDEAGGPHRSPSRWWSQRRIPAALVALVLAAACGVLLFDTIRVRTGHTAAAWRKSLTHELATRPLNDPWVLTGAVVAAVIGLCLITIALTPGRRHLLPLAGPDTAPDVELMLERDGAAVLLRDAALQTPGVSEARIRVRRRHVTARARITFRDPETVEKELTDTLDQQITALGLATSPRLTVRVRPRSA from the coding sequence ATGACCCAGCATCAGCAGATACCGGCCGCCGCAACACCCACTGCCGGCGACACCGACGAAGCAGGCGGCCCGCACCGGAGCCCGTCACGGTGGTGGTCCCAGCGCCGGATCCCCGCCGCCCTCGTCGCCCTCGTCCTGGCGGCGGCCTGCGGTGTGCTGCTCTTCGACACCATCCGGGTGCGGACCGGACACACCGCGGCGGCCTGGCGCAAGTCCCTCACCCACGAACTCGCCACCCGCCCCCTGAACGACCCGTGGGTCCTCACCGGCGCCGTGGTCGCCGCGGTGATCGGACTGTGCCTGATCACCATCGCGCTCACCCCCGGCCGCCGCCATCTGCTGCCCCTGGCAGGCCCGGACACGGCCCCCGACGTCGAGCTCATGCTCGAGCGCGACGGCGCGGCGGTGTTGCTGCGGGACGCCGCCCTGCAGACGCCCGGCGTCTCCGAGGCCCGAATCCGAGTTCGCCGACGACACGTCACGGCACGCGCGCGGATCACCTTCCGCGATCCCGAGACGGTCGAGAAGGAACTGACGGACACCCTGGACCAGCAGATCACCGCCCTCGGCCTCGCCACCAGCCCCCGGCTCACCGTGCGGGTCCGCCCGCGATCCGCCTGA
- a CDS encoding Asp23/Gls24 family envelope stress response protein, which yields MSAAPVPSRERGATTVPERVVTRIATRAGRQVLAERTGATTLPRVSATVHLGAARLRLALSLPYPLDLAPACRDIQRDVAERVGLLTGLRITEVTLDIKHLDAGEERGRVH from the coding sequence ATGAGCGCCGCGCCCGTCCCCTCCCGAGAGCGCGGCGCGACCACCGTCCCCGAACGCGTCGTCACCCGCATCGCCACCCGGGCGGGCCGCCAGGTCCTCGCCGAGCGGACCGGCGCGACGACCCTCCCCCGGGTCTCAGCCACCGTGCACCTGGGCGCGGCGCGCCTACGCCTGGCCCTCTCCCTGCCCTACCCGCTCGACCTCGCCCCTGCGTGCCGTGACATCCAGCGGGACGTCGCGGAGCGGGTCGGCCTTCTCACCGGACTTCGCATCACGGAAGTGACCCTGGACATCAAGCACCTGGACGCCGGCGAGGAACGCGGACGCGTCCACTGA
- a CDS encoding Asp23/Gls24 family envelope stress response protein, translating to MTDTTSGGTSTTRAAQSLSRPPDDGAENRTPTERGRTTIADSVVEKIAGMAAREVPGVHALGAGMSRTIGAVRDRVPGGRPSAGRGVKVEVGEHQAAVDLDIVVEYGVPITEVAGDVRESVISAVERMTGLEVVEVNIAVDDVHLPDEGEDDDGGGRRVS from the coding sequence ATGACGGACACCACTTCCGGGGGCACCAGCACCACGCGTGCCGCCCAGAGCCTCAGTCGTCCGCCGGACGATGGGGCGGAAAACCGCACGCCGACGGAACGCGGAAGAACCACTATCGCCGACAGCGTGGTGGAGAAGATCGCGGGCATGGCCGCCCGAGAGGTTCCGGGCGTCCACGCCCTCGGCGCCGGGATGTCCCGGACGATCGGCGCGGTCCGCGACCGGGTACCGGGCGGACGCCCGAGCGCCGGGCGCGGCGTCAAGGTCGAGGTCGGCGAGCATCAAGCGGCCGTTGACCTGGACATCGTCGTCGAGTACGGCGTCCCGATCACCGAGGTCGCCGGCGACGTCCGCGAGAGCGTCATCTCCGCGGTGGAACGCATGACCGGCCTGGAGGTCGTCGAGGTGAACATCGCCGTCGACGACGTCCACCTCCCCGACGAGGGCGAGGACGACGACGGCGGTGGGCGCCGGGTCAGCTAG
- a CDS encoding RNA polymerase sigma factor, with protein sequence MTAAQTPRPHPASPEGGARGGSRSPPLRPPPAAYRPPAHSPASAESAAEQADRLLAIRAGEGDDDAFATLVDRHITSLLALATHLMGNRHDAEDTVQDAFLSAWRRLPQFRGDAAFRTWMYRIVTNRCLSVLRRRPPAATPLHTSPEPAQPTGPAQPERAAETHAATDALARALARLDAGQRTCWVLRELHGLHYDEIAQVTGISQQSVRGRLYRARRNLAQEMSPWR encoded by the coding sequence ATGACCGCAGCCCAAACCCCCCGCCCCCACCCCGCATCTCCCGAGGGCGGGGCACGGGGCGGATCCCGCAGCCCGCCCCTTCGGCCTCCGCCGGCGGCATACCGCCCGCCCGCCCACTCACCCGCGTCGGCCGAGAGCGCCGCCGAGCAGGCGGACCGCCTGCTGGCGATCCGTGCCGGCGAAGGGGACGACGACGCCTTCGCCACCCTCGTCGACCGCCACATCACCAGCCTCCTCGCGCTGGCCACCCATCTCATGGGCAACCGCCACGACGCCGAGGACACCGTCCAGGACGCCTTCCTCAGTGCCTGGCGCAGACTGCCGCAGTTCCGCGGCGACGCCGCGTTCCGCACCTGGATGTACCGCATCGTCACCAACCGCTGCCTCAGTGTCCTGCGCAGGCGCCCCCCGGCCGCCACCCCCCTCCACACCAGCCCCGAACCCGCCCAGCCCACCGGGCCGGCCCAGCCCGAACGAGCCGCCGAGACCCACGCCGCCACCGACGCGCTCGCCCGCGCCCTCGCCCGCCTCGACGCCGGCCAGCGCACCTGCTGGGTACTGCGCGAACTGCACGGCCTGCACTACGACGAGATAGCGCAGGTCACCGGTATCAGCCAACAGAGCGTGCGCGGAAGGCTCTACCGCGCCCGACGAAACCTGGCCCAGGAGATGTCCCCATGGCGATAG
- a CDS encoding PIG-L deacetylase family protein, with translation MTSRPAPPLSAPEPRPLPTPADPIQAPGTPEQDWHTWPGLRSLPVLDPLAHLPATSGRRPRVLLVAAHPDDEVLGFGGTIAVLAAAGIRLRLVSVTDGEASHPDSRSPLARDLAAVRTRELHQALGRLGADVQSVALGVPDGRVARHEQDLAGRLAELLRDCDLCVVPFTRDVHPDHEGVGRAALVAGTARGVPVWEYPVWAWHWAAPGDARLPWHRAARIPLPPAAQARKHAALECFRSQTQPLGDEPGDEAILPPAELAHFRRDFEVVFR, from the coding sequence GTGACGAGCCGTCCGGCCCCGCCCCTGTCCGCTCCCGAACCGCGGCCGCTGCCGACCCCGGCCGACCCGATCCAGGCGCCCGGCACCCCCGAACAGGACTGGCACACCTGGCCCGGGCTCCGCAGCCTGCCCGTCCTCGACCCGCTCGCCCACCTGCCGGCCACTTCGGGCCGTCGGCCCCGGGTGCTGCTCGTCGCAGCCCATCCCGACGACGAGGTCCTCGGCTTCGGCGGCACGATCGCCGTCCTCGCGGCAGCCGGCATCCGGCTGCGCCTGGTGTCCGTCACCGACGGCGAAGCCTCCCACCCGGACAGCCGCAGCCCGCTGGCCCGCGACCTGGCGGCCGTCCGCACCAGGGAGCTGCACCAGGCCCTTGGCCGCTTGGGCGCCGACGTGCAGAGCGTGGCGCTGGGTGTGCCCGACGGTCGGGTCGCCCGGCATGAGCAGGATCTGGCCGGCCGACTGGCTGAGCTGCTTCGGGACTGCGACCTGTGTGTGGTGCCGTTCACTCGGGATGTGCATCCAGACCACGAGGGTGTCGGCCGTGCCGCCCTGGTGGCCGGTACGGCACGGGGCGTGCCGGTGTGGGAGTACCCGGTGTGGGCGTGGCACTGGGCGGCGCCCGGCGACGCACGGCTGCCGTGGCACCGCGCGGCCCGCATCCCGCTGCCGCCCGCCGCACAAGCCCGCAAGCATGCGGCACTGGAGTGCTTCCGCAGCCAGACCCAGCCACTCGGCGACGAGCCGGGGGACGAGGCGATCCTGCCGCCCGCCGAACTCGCCCACTTCCGCCGCGACTTCGAGGTGGTCTTTCGGTGA